In one Saimiri boliviensis isolate mSaiBol1 chromosome 19, mSaiBol1.pri, whole genome shotgun sequence genomic region, the following are encoded:
- the LOC104649907 gene encoding protein S100-A7 yields the protein MSSTQAEKSIVGMIDMFHKYTGNDDKIDKPSLLTMMKENFPNFLSACDKKGTNYLANAFEKKDKNGDKKIDFSEYLSLLGDIAIDYHKQSHGAEPCSGGSQ from the exons ATGAGCAGCACTCAAGCTGAGAAGTCCATAGTGGGCATGATCGACATGTTTCACAAATACACCGGAAATGACGACAAGATTGACAAGCCCAGCCTGCTGACGATGATgaaggagaacttccccaacttccTCAGTGCCTGT GACAAAAAGGGCACAAATTACCTGGCCAATGCCTTTGAGAAAAAGGACAAGAATGGGGATAAGAAGATTGATTTTTCTGAGTATCTGTCCCTTCTGGGAGACATAGCCATTGACTACCACAAGCAGAGCCACGGAGCGGAGCCCTGCTCGGGGGGAAGCCAGTGA